Proteins co-encoded in one Halomicroarcula saliterrae genomic window:
- a CDS encoding ABC transporter permease produces the protein MNRTATAFGIGLREHARNYVLVALLVILPVSFITLAFAVTQDVQMPVRTLVDGETTTVMRGMPEVHGVIMTPITSSFIAGLAGLFLMREARDTDGRLAVVGYRAREVIAARFGVLAVITLVVVGVSVGVMLVDFQPEQLWWFVAAMVVLSVTYGLIGMLVGAVFNRLAGLWIMLILPMIDIGLFQDPLFVQSEPEWWMKLFPGYHPVRVMVDTGLTTDLDTAMSLGWGFGYLLFVGLLAIWVYYQGTRTT, from the coding sequence GTGAATCGAACGGCCACGGCGTTCGGTATCGGGCTCCGGGAACACGCCCGTAACTACGTCCTCGTGGCGCTCCTGGTGATTCTCCCAGTGTCGTTCATCACGCTCGCCTTTGCGGTCACCCAGGACGTCCAAATGCCGGTCCGGACGCTCGTCGACGGCGAGACGACGACCGTGATGCGAGGGATGCCCGAGGTCCATGGCGTGATCATGACACCGATCACGAGCTCGTTTATCGCTGGCTTGGCCGGCCTGTTCCTGATGCGCGAGGCGAGAGATACGGACGGCCGCCTCGCGGTTGTCGGCTATCGCGCCCGCGAGGTTATCGCCGCACGGTTCGGCGTCCTCGCCGTGATCACGCTTGTCGTTGTCGGCGTTTCCGTGGGCGTGATGCTCGTTGACTTCCAGCCCGAACAGCTGTGGTGGTTCGTCGCCGCGATGGTTGTCCTTTCAGTTACCTACGGACTTATTGGGATGCTCGTCGGCGCCGTCTTCAACCGTCTGGCCGGCCTGTGGATCATGTTGATTCTCCCGATGATCGATATCGGGCTCTTCCAGGACCCGCTGTTCGTCCAGTCGGAGCCCGAGTGGTGGATGAAACTCTTCCCCGGGTATCATCCTGTCCGGGTGATGGTCGATACCGGACTCACGACGGACCTTGATACTGCTATGTCGCTCGGTTGGGGATTCGGCTACCTCCTATTCGTCGGACTCCTCGCTATTTGGGTGTACTACCAAGGAACTCGAACGACGTGA
- a CDS encoding plastocyanin/azurin family copper-binding protein, which produces MTDYSRRQFLGALGASTVTSAGFTQPVAAQETPVVKMGNNYFDPIGLHVEPGTTVRFEIAAGAHSATAYPDRVPADGTAFDSGTISQGSFEHTFEAPGTYDYYCIPHKTVGMVGRIVVGSPGGPAEDSPIPDGEVPDSETIVQNGAVAVGSDVEGSGSTDGGMMGPGGGMMGGSRGGWGGVPFIGGALGMLGLIGGLLYWALGRGDAPSRSDTSAMETLQRRYARGEIDEEEFQQRRERLDDRQDDRYL; this is translated from the coding sequence ATGACAGACTACAGTAGACGCCAGTTCCTAGGAGCGCTCGGTGCCAGCACAGTCACGAGTGCGGGATTCACCCAACCAGTCGCCGCACAGGAAACGCCCGTCGTGAAGATGGGCAACAACTACTTCGACCCGATCGGACTCCACGTCGAACCCGGCACGACCGTCCGCTTCGAGATCGCAGCCGGAGCCCACTCGGCGACGGCCTATCCGGACCGCGTTCCCGCCGACGGCACCGCCTTCGACAGCGGGACCATCTCGCAGGGGAGCTTCGAGCACACGTTCGAGGCGCCCGGCACGTACGACTATTACTGTATCCCGCACAAGACGGTCGGCATGGTCGGTCGTATCGTCGTCGGTAGCCCTGGCGGTCCAGCTGAAGACAGCCCGATCCCGGACGGCGAGGTCCCCGACAGCGAGACGATAGTCCAGAACGGCGCCGTCGCCGTCGGCTCGGACGTCGAGGGCAGCGGAAGTACCGATGGCGGCATGATGGGTCCCGGCGGCGGCATGATGGGCGGATCGAGGGGCGGGTGGGGCGGCGTCCCCTTCATCGGCGGGGCACTCGGAATGCTGGGACTGATCGGTGGACTCCTCTACTGGGCACTGGGTCGAGGTGACGCTCCTTCCCGGAGTGATACGTCCGCGATGGAAACCCTCCAACGCCGTTACGCACGAGGCGAGATCGACGAAGAAGAGTTCCAGCAGCGTCGTGAACGGTTGGACGACAGGCAAGACGACCGATATCTGTGA
- a CDS encoding thioredoxin family protein, whose amino-acid sequence MTEVILFTQVTCGACATQREKNEGIEDAYPDVEFREVDIQTDLETAEEYGVRKTPTTLVYANGERTDEFIGIVDRDELDAAIESAGQQSPGLANRLASIIRG is encoded by the coding sequence ATGACGGAAGTTATCCTGTTCACGCAGGTGACCTGTGGAGCGTGCGCAACGCAGCGAGAGAAAAACGAGGGCATCGAAGATGCGTATCCGGATGTCGAGTTCCGAGAGGTCGACATCCAGACCGATCTGGAGACGGCCGAGGAGTACGGTGTCCGAAAGACGCCAACGACGCTCGTGTATGCGAACGGGGAGCGGACTGACGAGTTCATCGGCATCGTCGACCGGGACGAACTGGACGCTGCCATCGAGAGCGCCGGCCAGCAATCGCCCGGACTCGCGAACCGGCTCGCCAGCATCATCCGTGGATAA
- a CDS encoding SHOCT domain-containing protein, giving the protein MSSSNQLDTTTIVLLILGAIIVLPMLTMGMGFGGMMGYGGMMGYGGTTSGWWPLVGMLVQLVFLLLLLGGGYLVFRRVTASQSSRNPAMEELRMAYARGDLTEEEFEARQNKLERSE; this is encoded by the coding sequence ATGTCCTCGTCCAATCAACTCGACACCACGACTATCGTGCTCCTGATCCTCGGGGCGATCATCGTCCTCCCGATGCTCACCATGGGGATGGGGTTCGGTGGCATGATGGGCTACGGCGGGATGATGGGCTACGGCGGGACCACCAGCGGCTGGTGGCCACTCGTCGGGATGCTCGTCCAGCTGGTCTTCCTCCTCCTCCTGCTCGGTGGAGGATATCTCGTCTTCCGTCGCGTGACGGCATCGCAGTCGTCGCGGAATCCTGCAATGGAGGAGCTGCGTATGGCATACGCTCGTGGTGATCTCACCGAGGAAGAGTTCGAGGCGCGTCAGAACAAGCTCGAACGCTCGGAGTGA
- a CDS encoding DUF302 domain-containing protein, with amino-acid sequence MTYTITTTIDAPFDDVVTAVTTALEDEGFGLLCDINVKTTLKEKLDVDVDQYRILGACNPPLAHEGLAEEPELGALLPCNVIVYETDDGDVVVSAVDPQQLVGITENPDLDEIAVDVHGRFERVIATVSDELGTVPEEE; translated from the coding sequence ATGACGTATACCATTACCACAACGATTGATGCACCGTTCGACGATGTCGTAACCGCAGTCACGACCGCACTAGAGGACGAAGGATTCGGACTCCTGTGTGACATCAACGTCAAAACAACCCTGAAGGAAAAGCTCGATGTCGACGTCGACCAATACCGGATTCTCGGGGCGTGTAACCCTCCACTCGCCCACGAGGGGCTCGCCGAAGAGCCAGAATTGGGGGCCCTGCTCCCGTGTAACGTCATCGTCTACGAGACAGATGACGGTGACGTCGTCGTGAGTGCCGTCGATCCCCAGCAACTGGTCGGCATCACGGAGAATCCAGACCTCGACGAGATCGCGGTCGACGTGCACGGACGATTCGAGCGCGTCATCGCAACGGTCTCAGACGAGTTGGGAACGGTGCCGGAGGAGGAGTAA
- a CDS encoding SHOCT domain-containing protein, translating into MTKPTTHLGGTARRLTLVAVPLLVAATGTAAAHGSGSYGGGMMGGGWGGMGGLGGFGMLGGGMFLWPLLLIGLILLFVYGTNREEPGSGPDTALAELRERYARGELSDEEFESRRRSLTQ; encoded by the coding sequence ATGACGAAACCCACCACTCACCTCGGAGGCACTGCTCGTCGACTCACGCTCGTCGCTGTCCCGCTGCTGGTCGCAGCGACTGGAACAGCTGCTGCCCACGGTAGTGGAAGCTACGGCGGCGGTATGATGGGCGGCGGCTGGGGCGGTATGGGCGGACTTGGCGGCTTCGGGATGCTCGGGGGCGGGATGTTCCTCTGGCCGCTGCTCCTGATCGGACTCATCCTGCTCTTCGTGTACGGAACTAACCGCGAGGAACCGGGCTCTGGGCCGGATACTGCACTCGCCGAACTCCGTGAGCGCTACGCGCGGGGTGAACTCTCGGACGAGGAGTTCGAGTCCCGACGACGCTCGCTCACACAGTGA
- a CDS encoding formyltransferase family protein: MSNNSTTEIRVAVLVGSEHIERWRWNALAALATEPDIRITHVVVNEGSSSSSGKSGVATFVRDAFRRFREYPLWSLVGVGRILSSVPVYSQPLHIDAIPEISSAERLSCSPITVDELWNELPEETIDRLEGVDVIVRFGFGMLKGRVLTTPTYGVLSYHPGDIRVYRGQPGGFWEFLNSESQMGVTVQRLNETLDGGEIAALESIDTSDLNTWQEIKVRAYTTAERMLVPAVRTVTSGDVKQPDQIGELYRIPKGWDVIRYLAKNTQGRVRNFTDTVRRSTGKWIQPGTVALLILIGLLNAGLHPLFSHHYIIPIHLEQILGLVLLVGGFMYLLGMDRHHTV; encoded by the coding sequence ATGTCGAATAACTCCACGACGGAGATCCGTGTCGCTGTACTCGTAGGAAGCGAGCACATTGAGCGATGGCGATGGAACGCATTAGCCGCACTCGCAACGGAGCCCGATATCCGGATCACCCACGTCGTAGTCAACGAAGGATCTTCGAGTTCGTCCGGAAAATCGGGAGTAGCGACTTTCGTTCGCGACGCGTTCAGACGATTCAGAGAATATCCACTCTGGTCGCTCGTCGGTGTTGGTCGAATACTTTCGTCCGTTCCTGTGTACTCACAGCCGCTCCACATCGATGCGATACCGGAAATTTCGAGCGCCGAACGATTGTCGTGTTCCCCAATTACGGTAGATGAGCTCTGGAATGAACTACCTGAGGAGACGATCGACAGACTCGAAGGCGTCGACGTCATTGTGCGGTTCGGATTCGGGATGTTAAAAGGGCGGGTGCTTACCACCCCAACGTATGGTGTACTTAGTTACCATCCTGGCGATATTCGTGTATACCGCGGTCAGCCGGGTGGGTTTTGGGAATTTCTCAACAGCGAAAGCCAAATGGGTGTGACCGTTCAGCGACTCAACGAAACACTTGACGGCGGAGAAATTGCGGCGCTTGAGTCTATCGACACCAGCGATCTGAACACGTGGCAGGAGATCAAAGTACGGGCCTACACCACAGCAGAACGAATGTTAGTACCCGCCGTTCGTACGGTCACAAGTGGAGATGTTAAACAACCCGACCAGATTGGCGAACTGTATCGAATCCCAAAGGGTTGGGATGTTATTCGGTATCTTGCGAAGAATACACAGGGACGAGTTCGGAACTTCACAGACACAGTTCGACGATCCACTGGTAAATGGATTCAGCCGGGAACTGTGGCCCTTCTCATCCTGATCGGATTGCTGAACGCCGGGCTACATCCTCTCTTCAGCCATCACTATATCATCCCGATCCATCTCGAACAAATCCTAGGACTCGTACTCCTCGTGGGTGGGTTCATGTACCTCCTCGGTATGGACCGGCACCATACAGTCTAG
- a CDS encoding potassium channel family protein produces MGLLVVTAIDFLWTTLWVEGGAGPLTARLMRGKWKLLRRVGTYSPRIRTLAGPMVLVLGLGMWIALLWGGWMFVFASVENALRDTIDAGPISWAERFYFVGYSLFTMGNGDFAPRDGLWQILTALMTASGMLLVTLSITYVLSVLEAVTQKRTFARDVSGLGLDSESIVTTTWNGDEFDNVALPLNSITTALNELTANHKAYPILHYFYTDDREAAAVLSVASLDDALTLWQRATPEENRPSDSVLENARSSVQGYLDTVSTFATQSDERPPPPDLTLLRKAGVPTVSDEEFDDVFEELKERRRTMHGLIQADARQWPGTREE; encoded by the coding sequence GTGGGTCTGCTCGTCGTGACCGCGATCGATTTCCTGTGGACGACCCTTTGGGTCGAGGGCGGTGCAGGACCCCTCACCGCACGCTTGATGCGGGGAAAGTGGAAGCTGCTACGACGCGTTGGAACCTACAGCCCCCGCATTCGGACGCTCGCTGGTCCGATGGTTCTCGTCCTCGGGCTTGGGATGTGGATTGCTCTGCTCTGGGGTGGGTGGATGTTCGTCTTCGCGAGTGTCGAGAACGCTCTGAGAGACACCATCGACGCGGGCCCCATCTCCTGGGCCGAGCGGTTCTATTTCGTGGGGTATTCGTTGTTTACGATGGGCAACGGTGACTTCGCTCCCAGAGATGGCCTCTGGCAGATCCTGACTGCACTGATGACCGCCAGCGGGATGTTGCTGGTGACGCTGAGCATCACCTACGTCCTCTCCGTCCTCGAGGCTGTCACGCAGAAACGCACGTTCGCGCGAGACGTAAGCGGGCTCGGACTGGACAGCGAATCGATCGTCACCACCACCTGGAACGGTGATGAGTTCGACAACGTCGCGCTCCCACTCAACAGTATTACCACAGCGCTGAACGAACTGACAGCCAATCACAAGGCCTACCCGATTCTGCACTACTTCTACACCGACGACCGCGAGGCTGCCGCCGTCTTGAGTGTTGCCAGTCTTGACGACGCACTGACTCTCTGGCAGCGAGCGACGCCAGAGGAGAACAGGCCCAGCGACTCGGTTCTCGAAAATGCCCGATCGAGTGTTCAGGGCTACCTCGACACGGTCAGCACGTTCGCGACGCAGTCCGACGAGCGTCCACCACCACCAGACCTCACCCTCCTACGCAAGGCGGGTGTCCCGACGGTGTCAGACGAGGAGTTCGACGACGTATTCGAAGAGCTGAAAGAGCGACGTCGAACCATGCACGGATTGATTCAGGCGGACGCGCGCCAGTGGCCGGGAACCCGAGAGGAGTAG
- a CDS encoding multicopper oxidase family protein — protein MTPRSTVTDEPDTSVSLTAASGTIRPSPETSTTNWTYNEQFPGPELRVQEGDVLSVELTNDLREETTIHWHGIPVPNPVDGVPNVTQDPIASGETFTYTFRAEPAGTYFYHSHVGLQLDRGLLGPLIVEEPDPHVEYDREYVVVVDDYLPGEPRLPSDRGMGGGGRMMGDVRPPYEGLLINGRLPENPQMFDVAEGERIRFRFVNASSATVFGVRIAGHEMTVTHADGQPVEPVDADSFVFGAGERYDAVVEATNPGRWFLQADALDGNEPPARAVVEYESTGGSGTPQSPSSSNNRLQYGDLRAVSSLDGVSGRPDRTFDLTLSRGGGQSYTWTIDGQAYPDADPLNIRPGEHVRIRMTNQSPVVHPMHLHGHFFQVGNAIKDTVLVPGHMGQVTVDFHADNPGRWLFHCHNLYHLDAGMARVVRYVE, from the coding sequence GTGACGCCACGCTCGACCGTCACTGACGAGCCAGATACGTCCGTCAGCCTCACCGCGGCGTCCGGAACCATTCGACCGTCCCCCGAGACGTCGACGACCAACTGGACGTACAACGAGCAATTCCCGGGACCGGAGCTGCGCGTTCAGGAGGGTGACGTGCTCAGTGTCGAACTGACCAACGACCTCCGAGAGGAAACCACGATTCACTGGCACGGTATTCCGGTTCCGAATCCGGTCGATGGCGTGCCGAACGTGACCCAAGACCCGATCGCGTCCGGTGAGACGTTCACCTACACGTTCCGTGCCGAACCCGCCGGGACGTACTTCTACCACAGCCACGTCGGGCTCCAGCTCGACCGGGGATTGCTCGGCCCACTGATCGTCGAAGAACCCGACCCACACGTCGAGTACGACCGCGAGTACGTCGTCGTCGTCGACGATTACCTCCCCGGAGAGCCACGCCTCCCGTCGGACAGAGGGATGGGTGGGGGAGGCAGGATGATGGGCGACGTTCGGCCGCCATACGAGGGACTCCTAATCAACGGTCGCCTTCCTGAGAACCCCCAGATGTTCGACGTAGCTGAGGGCGAGCGAATTCGCTTCCGGTTCGTGAACGCTTCCAGTGCGACGGTCTTCGGGGTGCGGATCGCCGGCCACGAGATGACGGTGACCCATGCCGATGGCCAACCCGTCGAACCCGTCGACGCAGACTCGTTCGTCTTCGGTGCTGGCGAGCGGTACGACGCCGTCGTCGAAGCGACGAATCCGGGGAGATGGTTCCTCCAGGCGGACGCACTCGACGGCAACGAACCACCAGCCAGAGCCGTCGTCGAGTACGAGTCCACGGGTGGTTCGGGCACTCCACAGTCTCCATCGTCCTCGAATAACCGATTGCAGTACGGCGACCTTCGAGCGGTCTCCTCGCTCGACGGTGTGAGCGGGCGTCCCGACCGGACGTTCGACCTGACGCTCTCACGCGGCGGGGGCCAGTCCTACACGTGGACGATAGACGGGCAGGCCTACCCTGATGCCGATCCGCTAAACATTCGACCCGGAGAACACGTCCGGATTCGGATGACCAACCAGAGCCCGGTCGTTCACCCGATGCACCTTCACGGCCACTTCTTCCAGGTCGGCAACGCTATCAAAGACACCGTTCTCGTACCGGGACATATGGGACAAGTGACGGTCGACTTCCATGCGGACAATCCCGGCCGGTGGTTGTTCCACTGCCACAACCTCTACCATCTCGATGCGGGCATGGCGCGCGTCGTGAGATACGTCGAGTAG
- a CDS encoding helix-turn-helix transcriptional regulator, producing the protein MNRRRADTVVGFLVAAVLIIGGALSWDAYQQRQAFEEMGSMMGMSMGAVHGTNPLWYVLGTLLVSAVIGGGYLVVRDDLTGTDVPDHSQDEVESATARESAKSPEIQPNEAINPESQPQARVLDLLPEDERRILKPVLSSPGITQIELRDRSDFSKSKVSQTVSTLERRGLLYRERQGRTYRIYPSDDLQEKQMN; encoded by the coding sequence ATGAATCGACGGCGAGCCGATACGGTGGTCGGTTTCCTCGTCGCTGCCGTTCTCATCATCGGCGGTGCGCTCAGCTGGGATGCGTACCAGCAACGGCAAGCATTCGAGGAGATGGGATCGATGATGGGAATGTCGATGGGGGCGGTTCACGGAACGAACCCGCTCTGGTACGTCCTCGGAACCCTCCTCGTCTCGGCTGTCATCGGCGGGGGGTATCTCGTGGTTCGGGACGACCTCACCGGCACAGATGTACCCGATCACTCACAGGACGAGGTGGAGAGCGCAACCGCTCGTGAGAGCGCCAAATCACCAGAGATCCAGCCGAATGAAGCTATCAATCCGGAGTCCCAGCCACAGGCTCGCGTGTTAGACCTCCTACCGGAAGACGAACGCCGTATCCTCAAGCCGGTTCTCTCCTCGCCCGGCATCACACAGATCGAACTGCGGGACCGCTCGGACTTCTCGAAGAGCAAGGTGAGCCAGACGGTTAGTACCCTTGAGAGGCGCGGCTTGCTGTACCGCGAGCGCCAAGGGCGGACGTATCGCATCTATCCGAGTGACGACCTACAAGAGAAACAAATGAACTAG
- a CDS encoding permease: MQAALVEGILESLRIGIGFLWTAAWAIIMGLAITSLVQVYVSKERMANVLGEGNLSGLTKATLFGAASSGCSFGAVAIGKGLFKKGAHTVNFLAFMFASTNLIVELGLMILILLGWEFLVAELLGGVILIAVMALLVHLTLPENLFDQVRQELNQRDDEGGITEDPTCGMEGKNEYSLTTDGGETLKFCSKGCMETYEQEAASSGGWRDELFSWGGWYKVGNQYRKEWSMIWKDIIAGFLISGFVIVFVPQWVWNSLFLQGEGLLVSAENAIMGVTIAVLSFVGSMGNVPFAVALWGGGVSFAGIIAFVYADLITIPVLNVYRKYYGWKVMLYILGVFFVTMAFTGFLMEELFNALGIVPNLTGGQTASEQTYFELNYTFYLNIIAFALSGFLLYVYRRGLGAPGQYRDPVCGMRTDDSGPSLTHDDETYYFCSKRCKRSFEKHPSEFAQQHPQPSGTGTSQSHEHH; encoded by the coding sequence ATGCAGGCCGCGCTCGTCGAGGGGATTCTCGAATCGCTACGGATCGGTATTGGATTTCTCTGGACAGCCGCGTGGGCGATTATTATGGGGCTCGCCATCACGAGTCTCGTCCAGGTCTACGTCTCGAAAGAGCGGATGGCCAACGTTCTCGGAGAGGGGAACCTGAGTGGACTCACAAAGGCGACACTGTTCGGCGCTGCGAGTAGTGGGTGTAGCTTCGGGGCCGTCGCCATCGGGAAAGGATTGTTCAAGAAGGGAGCGCATACAGTGAACTTCCTCGCGTTCATGTTCGCGTCGACGAACCTCATCGTGGAGTTGGGTCTGATGATTCTGATTCTCCTCGGGTGGGAGTTCCTCGTCGCAGAACTCCTCGGTGGCGTCATCCTCATCGCGGTGATGGCACTGCTCGTTCATCTGACGCTCCCCGAGAATCTCTTCGATCAAGTTCGCCAGGAACTGAACCAGCGAGACGACGAGGGGGGAATCACCGAGGATCCGACCTGCGGGATGGAAGGGAAAAACGAGTACTCGCTTACGACCGACGGGGGCGAGACGCTGAAGTTCTGCTCGAAGGGTTGTATGGAGACCTACGAGCAAGAGGCTGCCAGTAGTGGCGGGTGGCGCGACGAACTCTTCTCGTGGGGTGGGTGGTACAAGGTCGGGAATCAGTACCGCAAGGAGTGGTCGATGATCTGGAAAGACATCATCGCCGGCTTTCTGATTTCGGGGTTCGTCATCGTGTTCGTGCCACAGTGGGTGTGGAACTCGCTCTTCCTGCAGGGTGAGGGATTGCTCGTCAGCGCCGAGAACGCGATTATGGGTGTCACAATCGCCGTGCTCAGCTTCGTCGGGAGTATGGGGAACGTCCCGTTCGCCGTCGCGCTGTGGGGCGGTGGCGTCAGCTTCGCCGGCATCATCGCGTTCGTCTACGCCGACCTCATCACGATTCCCGTTCTGAACGTCTACCGGAAGTACTACGGCTGGAAAGTGATGCTGTACATTCTCGGCGTATTCTTCGTGACGATGGCCTTCACGGGCTTTCTCATGGAAGAACTGTTCAACGCCCTCGGCATCGTTCCGAATCTCACCGGCGGCCAGACCGCGTCCGAACAGACGTACTTCGAACTCAACTACACGTTCTACCTCAACATCATCGCGTTCGCGCTCTCCGGGTTCCTCCTCTACGTCTATCGTCGAGGATTGGGTGCTCCCGGCCAATACCGGGACCCCGTCTGTGGGATGCGGACCGACGATAGCGGGCCGAGTCTCACCCACGACGACGAGACGTACTACTTCTGCTCGAAGCGATGCAAGCGGTCGTTCGAGAAGCACCCATCCGAATTCGCACAGCAACACCCACAGCCCTCTGGAACGGGGACGTCCCAGAGTCATGAACACCACTGA
- a CDS encoding DoxX family protein: MATTETLETEIWGRPVTFDYSEHWVGYSLFLLRIVMGWTLFQGGVTKLVTYLDANPENNWTAAGFLMNAVPEGNPLMGFWGSMAGNPLIDQLNMWGLTLTGLALILGAFVRWSAFWGAVMMLFYWLASLTGGLLAGLPVAHGWVVDDHIVYAVLLFGLGAFGAGRILGLDAYLEDLEIVQSNPWLRYLLG, from the coding sequence ATGGCAACGACAGAAACCCTCGAAACGGAAATCTGGGGCCGTCCCGTCACGTTCGACTACTCCGAGCACTGGGTCGGATACTCACTGTTCCTCCTTCGCATCGTGATGGGGTGGACGCTCTTTCAGGGCGGCGTCACGAAGCTCGTCACGTATCTGGACGCCAACCCGGAGAACAACTGGACTGCCGCTGGTTTCCTGATGAACGCCGTCCCGGAAGGTAATCCGCTGATGGGATTCTGGGGGAGTATGGCTGGGAACCCACTCATCGACCAGCTCAATATGTGGGGGCTCACGTTGACCGGACTCGCACTTATCTTGGGTGCGTTCGTCCGTTGGAGCGCCTTCTGGGGTGCGGTGATGATGCTGTTCTACTGGCTCGCGTCGCTGACCGGCGGGCTTCTGGCAGGGCTTCCTGTCGCCCACGGGTGGGTCGTCGACGACCACATCGTGTACGCCGTCCTCCTGTTCGGGCTGGGCGCGTTCGGTGCTGGGCGGATTCTCGGGCTGGATGCCTATCTCGAAGACCTTGAGATCGTGCAGTCCAATCCGTGGCTCCGGTACTTGCTCGGGTGA
- a CDS encoding SRPBCC family protein has translation MYVTDKAEIVIDASPEEIWDYVTDPVHWTASNPEEHYGLEYDTPDNRPQEGATFHQAEEVAGMYADLHGRFQYIDHPHVAVWTGTAYYPLLRGLVTVRIPEGGTIRLEETEDGTRMSHAVWMDFPNNRRGRLLKRLFTTVLDGKAKLYDHTNKELVFFKERIESTAHKPPKPTDESP, from the coding sequence ATGTATGTCACTGACAAAGCCGAAATCGTCATCGACGCATCGCCCGAGGAGATCTGGGACTACGTAACTGACCCCGTCCACTGGACGGCATCGAACCCCGAGGAACACTACGGACTCGAATACGACACACCCGATAATCGCCCACAAGAGGGGGCGACATTCCACCAGGCGGAAGAAGTCGCTGGGATGTACGCCGATCTGCACGGCCGATTTCAGTACATCGATCATCCACACGTGGCGGTCTGGACTGGGACAGCGTACTATCCACTCCTTCGTGGACTTGTCACCGTTCGAATCCCCGAAGGTGGTACGATTCGGCTCGAAGAGACTGAGGATGGAACCCGGATGTCACACGCCGTCTGGATGGACTTCCCGAATAACCGCCGGGGCCGGTTGCTAAAGCGGCTCTTTACCACCGTTCTTGACGGGAAGGCCAAGCTCTACGACCACACCAACAAGGAGCTCGTCTTCTTCAAGGAACGCATCGAGTCGACAGCCCATAAGCCCCCAAAACCGACGGACGAGAGTCCGTAG
- a CDS encoding universal stress protein — MYTDILIPTDGSDNVEPAIQYGLELARRYDATVHALHVVDSSPIERKLELTALETDLETLPDTWYEAGDAATKQIETRAAEHGLDAVTEVRRGIPAREIRSYITDTGIDLVCMGTRGHTGLDRVLLGSVTTRLVRTVDIPVLSVKAKQALSEPGMRGGFETILVPTDGSKPAREAVTHALDLARTYDATLHALYVVDRGAYASRPGWTWDELQQVLEQNGETVLEDVQSRATADGVSVAAEITHGVPHQAIGDYCDQHGIDLVVMGTHGRSSLSRRIIGSVTERVLRNSDEPVLTIRGV, encoded by the coding sequence ATGTATACCGACATCCTCATCCCGACTGATGGCAGCGATAACGTCGAGCCCGCAATCCAATACGGACTTGAGCTCGCTCGCCGATACGACGCAACTGTCCACGCGCTCCACGTCGTCGACAGTTCGCCCATCGAGCGAAAGCTGGAACTGACTGCGCTGGAAACCGACCTGGAGACACTCCCAGACACGTGGTATGAGGCTGGCGATGCCGCCACCAAGCAGATCGAAACTCGAGCTGCAGAACATGGTCTCGACGCAGTAACTGAGGTTCGCCGTGGCATTCCAGCGCGTGAAATTCGTTCCTACATCACCGATACCGGGATCGACCTCGTCTGTATGGGAACCCGAGGACACACCGGTCTCGACCGAGTCCTGCTCGGCAGTGTAACGACCCGACTCGTCCGTACTGTCGATATCCCCGTGCTCAGTGTCAAAGCAAAACAGGCGCTATCAGAACCCGGAATGCGGGGAGGCTTTGAGACTATCCTCGTCCCGACTGACGGGAGTAAGCCCGCACGAGAGGCAGTCACGCACGCTCTTGATTTGGCTCGGACGTACGATGCGACACTTCATGCCCTCTACGTTGTGGATAGAGGTGCCTACGCGTCTCGTCCGGGATGGACGTGGGACGAACTGCAGCAAGTACTGGAGCAAAACGGAGAGACTGTCCTCGAAGATGTCCAGTCCCGGGCAACTGCCGACGGTGTTTCAGTCGCTGCTGAGATCACCCACGGTGTTCCTCATCAGGCAATCGGAGATTACTGCGATCAACACGGAATCGACCTCGTCGTGATGGGAACACACGGACGGTCCAGCCTTTCACGACGGATCATCGGAAGTGTGACCGAACGGGTTCTTCGGAACTCGGACGAGCCAGTATTGACCATTCGAGGAGTATAG